Genomic window (Synechococcus sp. LA31):
AAATACAAGGCCCGGCGTGTTGCAATCGATTCGATCACAGCGGTGTTTCAGCAATATGACGCTGTGTCGGTGGTGCGGCGCGAGATTTTCCGCTTGATCGCCCGGCTCAAGGAGATCGGTGTCACCACGGTGATGACCACCGAGCGCATCGACGAATACGGCCCGATCGCCCGCTACGGCGTGGAGGAGTTTGTGAGCGACAACGTGGTGATCCTGCGCAATGTGCTCGAGGGTGAGCGGCGCCGGCGCACTGTGGAGATTCTCAAGCTGCGGGGCACCACCCACATGAAGGGGGAATTTCCCTTCACGATGGGATCCCACGGCATCAGCATCTTCCCGCTGGGGGCGATGCGCCTCACCCAGCGCAGTTCCAATGTGCGCGTGAGCTCCGGTGTGCCGCGCCTCGATGAGATGTGCGGCGGTGGTTTCTTCAAGGATTCAATCATCCTGGCCACCGGTGCCACCGGTACTGGTAAGACCTTGCTTGTGAGCAAGTTTGTGGAGAACGCCTGCGCCAACAAGGAGCGGGCGATCTTGTTTGCCTACGAGGAATCACGGGCCCAGCTGCTGCGCAATGCCACCAGCTGGGGCATTGATTTTGAGCAGATGGAGCGCGACGGATTGCTCAAGATCATCTGCGCTTATCCCGAATCCACAGGTCTGGAGGATCACCTCCAGATCATTAAAACTGAGATCGGTCAGTTCAAGCCGTCGCGGATGGCGATCGATTCCCTCTCGGCCCTGGCCCGTGGGGTGAGCCATAACGCCTTCCGTCAGTTTGTGATCGGGGTAACGGGTTACGCCAAGCAGGAGGAGATCGCTGGCTTCTTCACGAACACCTCCGAGGAGTTCATGGGTAGCCACTCGATCACTGACTCTCACATCTCCACGATCACCGACACGATTCTGCTGCTGCAATACGTGGAGATCCGCGGCGAAATGGCCCGTGCTCTCAACGTGTTCAAAATGCGCGGGTCCTGGCACGACAAGGGCATCCGCGAATTCATGATCACGAGCAATGGCCCCGAGATCAAGGATTCCTTCTCCAACTTCGAGCGGATTATCAGCGGTGTCCCCCACCGCATCAACACCGATGAGCGCAGCGAGCTCTCGCGGATCGTTCAAGGTGTAACGAGCGACGAGCGGCTCTAAATCCTTATCGCTCTTAGGCTATTCGAGCAGATTGCATTCTTGTCTTCACCGCGATTGTGAGCCCCGACAATCCTTTGAAAAGCGTGTATATGGCTATGAGTAGATAGCTTGAGCGTCCAATTGCGTCAGCAATTGGACTATTGGGGTGCACGTATAAAAGCATGGCGGCAATGTTGCAAGCTAGCCATAGAGATAATGCTTTTGCTCTGAACAGGTCGGGCTTTTTGTTCTCATTTTTGGTGAGTCCTTTTGTTCCCCAGCTAAGATCATTGCAGTTGCAGACGGCATAAGTGTTGAGTGTAAGCATGTAAAATGGGGTTAACAGGGGATAGTAGAGTAGTATTTTAGATGGACGAGTTGATTTGCCAGTGGCAGTGATGCCTGCTGCGGCATAGATAAAGGCGAGCCAGGTAACCTGAAGCCAGGAAACTGCTATGATCCGGTCTGCACTGGAAAAGCTAATTACAGAAGAGGCTACAAGGCCTCCTTGGATTAGCGTTGTGATGGCTGCAACCTTGCTCATGGCTTTCTCTGAAAGCTTGTCGCTAGCAAAGGTTGTAATTTGGACGGCGATCGTGAGTATAAATACAAGGAGTAGTGGCGAGACAGGTGGGTTAGGAGGTGTGGTTGTAGACGTCAGAAAAACGAGCAGAATGCACATCTGCGCTGGCATAAACCACTGCACAAGTCCAGTTATGGCAAGCCAGGAGATGGCGGCAATGGTTTTGCATTGCGGCCCTATTTCTGCGCTTCTGCCTTTGAGATTTCTAATTAAGCCGATTGTGGCATGAAGGTTGCAGGTAAAAGAGCTGTTGATCCAGCGACGTCTCTGGTGCATTAGTTCGGATAGGCTTTGGCAGGTATCAGTTGTTGCTTCGGCCTGAATGGCGTATCCAATATTGTAGGGAGTATTTTTTCTGCTGATGATCTCGAAGCCGAGGACTCTGTCCTCAGCAAGAAACATATTCCCTTCCATCGGAGATAGAGGTCCAAGCCCCCGAAAGTACTTGTCCAGGGTTGAGTTAGGCGTTGGTTCTTTGTTTGATTCTGCTTCGGATAGTGCGCTCCAGCGGACTATGCTGAATTGTCCTGGAATGACAGTCAGGTAGCCGCTTAAGACCTCAGCTGGCCAGTCGAGGATCTTTTGGACAAAGAAATCAGCATATTGCCACGCCAGCAATATGTTTGTTGGGCCATAGGGTTTTAGTGTTTGAACGCGACTCGCAAGCGCGCCAAGGGTCGGATCTGCTTCTAGCGTCTTTTGGAGGATGTGAAGCGCGTTTCGATGTGAGGCGGTTCCTGCATCCATTTGTATGCAGTGATCTGGATTAATCTGCCTGCAGAAGTGATTGAAGAACCACCAATGTGAGTTGAGTTTTCCCTGGTTAAAATCTTTGATGAAAAGGGTGATCGATAAGCTGGGCTTGAATTCCACCGATCCTGTCGCATCGGCTTGCTGGCCCTGTAGTGATTGCTGGTAGATCTCAGACCAGCTGTTGGTGCGTTCAATTGAATCTGTTTGATTGGTATATCTGATCAGCTCTAAGAGGTCTCTGTGGTCAAATGAATGAAGGGTGTATGTGCTCCCCGAGGAAAGCCTGTTGTGCTCGCCGCTGAATAGTCTCAACTCTCGGAAGAGGAGCAGTGTGCTATCGGATATTTTTCCTTGTCCGTCTGCGATGATGAAAATATTGCCGTTTCTTGGGGTCGGGTCTCGCTTTTGCTGGTAGGCAATGGCATTAACCAGGCTTGCAAGTGATGTCAGGATTGCCACTCCTGGTTCGTTGTAAACCGTTAAGCAGTAAGCCGTCTGTAGAACCTTTCTCTCCAGCGGCTCAGGCAAGCAATGATCTCCTAATTCTATTGAATTCTAACTGTACTTTTTCGTTCGGCTGCCAGTATTAGTTCGCTTTCATCGGCCTGATCCAGTGGTAAATCGAACCAGAACGTAGTACCGACTCCTGGCTCGCTGGTCATGCGCGCTTGGGTGCCGTGTTTCTCCAGGATGCCGCGCACAATGGAGAGGCCAAGGCCTGTGCCCACCTCGGTATGCACGGCGTTTTCAACCCGATAGAAGCGCTCAAAGATCCTCGCTTGGTCTTCGCGGGAAATCCCAGAGCCGGTGTCGGCGATTTCCACACGCAGCCGCGGCAAGGGTGCGGTGAGAGCGCAGGTAGGGCTGTCGCCCTTGGCTTCGGTGCTGGGATCCAGTGGGCAAGTGTCGGGCCAGGGGTAGGCCCGCAGCATCAGCCGCCCGCCGCTGGCGGTGAATTTCAGGCCATTGCCCACCAGGTTGTCGAACACCTGCAGCAGCAGATCCCAGTTGCCGCGCACGCGAGGTAGTTGTTCATCCACCTCTAGCGATAGCTCCACCCCCTTGTCTTGGGCATTGAGGCGGTAGTTGCGCAGGGTTTGCTCCATGGCGGGCCGTAGCTCCACCGGCTCCATGCCCCAGTCACGATCACTTTCCAATCGAGAGAGATCCAGCACATCGTTCACCAGGCGGGTGAGCCGATCGGTTTCGGCATTGGCGATCGCGAGGAACTCCTTGCGGTCTTCCTCGCTCAGTTGATCGCCGAGGTCGTGGAGCGTTTCTACGTAGCTCTTGATGTTGAACAGCGGCGTGCGCAATTCGTGGGAGACGTTGCTGATGAAACGGCTCTGGGCGGCATTGAGTTCCACCTCACGGGTGAGATCCTGCACCGTGACAGCAATGCCTTTGAGGCTCTCGCCACTGGCATCACGCACCGACTGCAAAACAATGCGCAGGGTGCGGGGTGGCTCACCAAAGTTGCAGCGCACATCGCTGCTATCGCGCTCACCACTGAGCAGGGTGTCCAGCGGGCTCTGCAGTTCGAGTGCCAGCACGTCTGGCAGCTCCTCGCTGACCACTGCTCCTTCGAGCTTGCGGCCTTCCCAGCGGAACAGGCGGCGTGCTGTGGGATTCACCAAGACCACCCGGCCCTCGGCATCGAGCAGCAGGGCGCCATCGGCCATCGTGGCGATCAGTGATTGCTGCTTCACCTGGGCGGCGGTGAGCTCTTCGATGTTGGCTTCGTTGTAGGCCTCGAGCTGGGAGGCCATGTCGTTGAACCCTTCCAGTAGCTCTCCGAGTTCGCCGCCCACCGGCAGGGCGATGCGGGCTTCGAAATCGCCGCTGGCAATCGAGCGCACACCCCGCAGCAGCTCCTTCACCGGCTGGGTGATGGTGAGGGCGTTGAACACGGCCCCCAGGATCACCAGCACCCAGATCGAGATAAACACCGCCACGGTGACCTCCCGGCTGAGGGCCGCACTGGCTAAAGCCGCTTCGTTGGGGTTGATGCCCAGGGCCAGCACGCCTAGGTAGCGATCGCCCGACACCAGCGGTACGAACACATCCGTGACCTGCCCATCGGGGCTGAGGTGTTGGCGGATGAGGGGGTTTTGTGGCCGGCGGGCCAGATCGGCCGGGAGTTCCAGGCGGCGGCTGAGCAGCAATTCACTGCCGCCGCTGCTGCCGCTAATGGGGATCCCGAGGTAAATCACGCCATCGGGATCGGCGAAGAAGATGTAGCGGAGGCTGCGGCTGGATTTCCAGAAGCGTTCGGCAACCGCCGCCAGTTCGCGATCGTTGCCTTCGGCCACCAGGGGCGTCACGTTCGCCGAGAGCAGCAAACCGAGATCCCGGGCGAACCGCGTGTCGCTCATGCGCACATCCGCTTGAATGCCGTTGAGGGCAAAGAAGCAGATGCCCGCCATCACCAGGCTCACCACCAAGGTGGCTGCGGCGAGCAGTTTGGTTTGCAGGCTGAATTCAGCCCACCAGCGGGCCAGCCGCTGCCACAAGCTCATCGGCTGCGCACCTGGTGACCGATGTCGCGGCGGTAGGTCATTCCCTCGTAGTGCACCTGAGCCAGGCCGGTGTAGGCCCGCTCGAAGGCATTGTCAAAGCTGTCGGCCTGCGCCACCACCGCCAGCACGCGCCCGCCGCTGGTGCGGCAAAGGCCATCGGGTTGGCGCTGGGTGCCGGCATGGAAGAGCTGCAAGTCGCTGGCTGGTTGCAGCTTGCTCTCAATCACATCTCCCTTGCGGATCTCGCCGGGGTACCCCTGGGCGGCGGCGATCACGCAGGCACTGCAGAGGGGCGCAATGCTCAGCGGCGGTGCCTGATCCAGGGCGCCGTTGGCACAGGCCAGTAGCACCGCGGCTAATTCAGGCCCCAGCAGCGGCATCAGCGTTTCGCATTCCGGATCGCCGAAGCGGCAGTTGAACTCGATCACGCTGGGGCCCTGCTCGGTGAGCATCAGGCCGGCATAGATCACGCCGCGGTAGCGGATGCCACGAGCGTTGAGGGCGGCCAGGGTGGGCTCGAGCACCAGCTTGCGCACCTGCTCGAGCCCTGCGGCGTCGAGCAACGGAGCTGGGGCATAGGCACCCATACCGCCCGTGTTGGGGCCGGTGTCGCCTTCGCCGATGCGTTTGTGGTCCTGGGCGGGAGGTAGCAGCACCATCCGCTCGCCATCGGTGAGGGCGAACACCGAGACCTCCGGCCCATGGGTGCGCTCCTCCAGCACCAGCGAGGCTTCTCCTTCGCCTCCGAAGCGGCCCGCAAAGATCTCCTCGATGGCGGCGCGGGCTTCCTCCATGGTGTCGGCCACGGTGACCCCCTTGCCAGCAGCCAGGCCATCGGCTTTGACCACCAGCGGTTTCCCCTGGGCTTCCAGGGCGGCTAAAGCTTCCTCGCGGTTGCTCGCCGGCCAGTAGCCCGCGGTGGGCACGCCTGCTTCCTGCATCAGGGCCTTGGCCCACTGTTTACTGGCCTCCAGCTGGGCGCCATCGGCCCCGGGGCCGAACACGGCGACGCCTGCCTCACGCAGTTGATCGGCGAGGCCCGCAGCCAGCGGAGCCTCCGGACCCACCACAACCAACTCGACAGCGTGCTCGTGGCAGGCGGCCAACAGCCCGTCGTGGTTGCTCTCTGAAAGGCTGAGCTGCTGGCAGCCCGCCAGCTCCTGGGTGCCGCCATTGCCGGGGCTCACCCACACCTGCTCAACGCCGTGGCTGCGGGTAAGGGCCCAGGCCAGGGCGTTTTCGCGGCCGCCGCCGCCCACCACGAGCACACGGGCGGGGCTCACTCCTGGTGCAGCGGTGCTCATGGGGCAGCTTGAAACGGTGTCTGCTCCGGCGGACTCCCCTAGGTTGATGCCAGAGGACTGCCGCAGGTGCCATCCCTTCTTTACACGCCGGTGGTGCCGCGATGCCTGGCGGTGCTGCTGGCTCTGGCAGCAGCGCTGCTGGCTCCGCCTGCCCGAGCGCAGGAGTTGTTCATCCTGCGGGTGGTTGGCGGCTTCTTTGAACCCAAGGCACCTGTGCCAGAACCGGGCCCATCGGCACCGGCCGTGCCGGGCAGCATGCCGGAAGCTCAGTTTCAGGAGCTGCTGGTGAAGGGTGAGCTGCCGGCCCTCAATCTGGCCTGTCTAGAGGCCGATGGCTTTGGCTTCACCAAGCGGATGCAGCTGCTTCAGGCTCGCCTGCTCACGATCGCTCCGGCGCCACAGCCCTTTCAAACGGTGCTGGTTAATGCCAATGCCCTGCTCAGCTGCCGAGCTCCGGATGGGGCCTTGATTGTGCTCAACCGCTTCAGCCCAAGGCCCGGGGTGGAGCGCGATCAATGGCTCGTGCAGCGCTGGCGGGCGGCTCAGGCGGGCTTGCATCACGCCCTCGCGGTGGAAACGCTCGAGGAGTTGGCCAAGGGCAATCCAGCCAACCTCGAAACTCTGGCGCTACCGCTCAAGCTGCGCGACGACGGCACGATTGCCACCCGGTCTGGCCTGGATGTGTACGTGGATCACCTGCTGGTGCTGGGCCGCCGCCGCGATGCGGCGACGGCCCTTCTCGCCGGACAGATGCCCGGTCAGCCCATGGCCGAGCGCTTGAAGCAGGCGGTTGCACTGTTCCCAGAGCTGCCGCTGCAAGAGCGTGATCAGTTGCTGGAGAGGGCTTTGGATCAAGCGGCTGTGGCGGAGGCCTGGGGGTTGGCGATTGAGCTCTTGGAGCAGCAGCGGGTTCTGCTGGAGGCCGAAGGGGAGGTGGCCAGCCGGCCCCGGGAACGGCTGGAGCGGCTCAGTCGGCGGGTGGATGATGCCTACAGCGCCTGGCGGCTGGCACGGCAGGATCCTCAACAGAGCGAGCGGGCGGCCCAGCTGCAGCAACAGCTGCGTAGCCCACGCGCTCCCGGTGGTCACGCCACCGTGTTGCTCGCCGCGCCTCCCACCGCCAAGCCATGACCGCCATCACCCTTGGATCGCTGCTCTACGAGGGAAAAGCCAAGCGGGTGTTCGCCACCGATCAGAGCGATGTGGTGGCCGTGGAATACAAAGACGACGCCACCGCCTTCAATGCCTTGAAAAAGGCACAGCTGGTTGGGAAAGGCGAGCTCAACTGCCAGATCTCGGCACGGCTGTTTGAGCTGCTTGAGCGCAACGGCATTCCCACCCACTACCGGGCTCTTCAAAAAACCAATTGGATGCTGGTGCGTCCGATGCGGATCGTGCCGGTGGAGGTGGTGGTGCGCAACACAGCCTTTGGATCGCTGTGTAAGCAAATGCCGATCGAGCCCGGCACACCCCTGGATCCACCCCTGCTCGATCTTTATTACAAAGACGACGCCTACGGCGACCCGCTGCTCACCGATGCACGCCTGGAGCGCTTGGCGCTGCTGAGTGCAGACCAGCGCCGGGAGATGGGGCGCTTGGCCATGGCTGTGAACACCTGTCTGCGCAGCTTCTTTGCTGACATCGGCCTGCAGCTGGTGGATTTCAAGATCGAACTGGGCTTCAGCGCCGAGGGTGAGCTGGTGGTGGCCGATGAGATCAGCCCCGATACGTGCCGCCTTTGGGACCTGAAGGTGGGCGACTCCAGCGATCGAATCCTCGACAAAGACCGTTTCCGACAGGATCTTGGCGGTGTGGTGGAGGCCTACGGGGAGGTTCTCAAACGGGTCCAGGGGGCGTGTCCACCCCCCCGTCTCGGCAAGTAAGTTCGGCGGAATTTGCGGCATTGCCGCGCTTTCGCTGTAACCATGCCCGCCACCCGCCACGGTTTGAGCCGCGCGCTGCGTCTTCGCGGCTCCCTCGG
Coding sequences:
- the kaiC gene encoding circadian clock protein KaiC, with translation MQDPTAPNHSLASVQKLPTGIEGFDDICQGGLPIGRSTLISGTSGTGKTVFSLNFLYNGIRQFDEPGIFVTFEESPLDILRNASSFGWNLQEMVEQDKLFLLDASPDPEGQDVAGSFDLSGLIERINYAIRKYKARRVAIDSITAVFQQYDAVSVVRREIFRLIARLKEIGVTTVMTTERIDEYGPIARYGVEEFVSDNVVILRNVLEGERRRRTVEILKLRGTTHMKGEFPFTMGSHGISIFPLGAMRLTQRSSNVRVSSGVPRLDEMCGGGFFKDSIILATGATGTGKTLLVSKFVENACANKERAILFAYEESRAQLLRNATSWGIDFEQMERDGLLKIICAYPESTGLEDHLQIIKTEIGQFKPSRMAIDSLSALARGVSHNAFRQFVIGVTGYAKQEEIAGFFTNTSEEFMGSHSITDSHISTITDTILLLQYVEIRGEMARALNVFKMRGSWHDKGIREFMITSNGPEIKDSFSNFERIISGVPHRINTDERSELSRIVQGVTSDERL
- the nblS gene encoding two-component system sensor histidine kinase NblS, whose translation is MSLWQRLARWWAEFSLQTKLLAAATLVVSLVMAGICFFALNGIQADVRMSDTRFARDLGLLLSANVTPLVAEGNDRELAAVAERFWKSSRSLRYIFFADPDGVIYLGIPISGSSGGSELLLSRRLELPADLARRPQNPLIRQHLSPDGQVTDVFVPLVSGDRYLGVLALGINPNEAALASAALSREVTVAVFISIWVLVILGAVFNALTITQPVKELLRGVRSIASGDFEARIALPVGGELGELLEGFNDMASQLEAYNEANIEELTAAQVKQQSLIATMADGALLLDAEGRVVLVNPTARRLFRWEGRKLEGAVVSEELPDVLALELQSPLDTLLSGERDSSDVRCNFGEPPRTLRIVLQSVRDASGESLKGIAVTVQDLTREVELNAAQSRFISNVSHELRTPLFNIKSYVETLHDLGDQLSEEDRKEFLAIANAETDRLTRLVNDVLDLSRLESDRDWGMEPVELRPAMEQTLRNYRLNAQDKGVELSLEVDEQLPRVRGNWDLLLQVFDNLVGNGLKFTASGGRLMLRAYPWPDTCPLDPSTEAKGDSPTCALTAPLPRLRVEIADTGSGISREDQARIFERFYRVENAVHTEVGTGLGLSIVRGILEKHGTQARMTSEPGVGTTFWFDLPLDQADESELILAAERKSTVRIQ
- the purD gene encoding phosphoribosylamine--glycine ligase, whose amino-acid sequence is MSTAAPGVSPARVLVVGGGGRENALAWALTRSHGVEQVWVSPGNGGTQELAGCQQLSLSESNHDGLLAACHEHAVELVVVGPEAPLAAGLADQLREAGVAVFGPGADGAQLEASKQWAKALMQEAGVPTAGYWPASNREEALAALEAQGKPLVVKADGLAAGKGVTVADTMEEARAAIEEIFAGRFGGEGEASLVLEERTHGPEVSVFALTDGERMVLLPPAQDHKRIGEGDTGPNTGGMGAYAPAPLLDAAGLEQVRKLVLEPTLAALNARGIRYRGVIYAGLMLTEQGPSVIEFNCRFGDPECETLMPLLGPELAAVLLACANGALDQAPPLSIAPLCSACVIAAAQGYPGEIRKGDVIESKLQPASDLQLFHAGTQRQPDGLCRTSGGRVLAVVAQADSFDNAFERAYTGLAQVHYEGMTYRRDIGHQVRSR
- the purC gene encoding phosphoribosylaminoimidazolesuccinocarboxamide synthase, which produces MTAITLGSLLYEGKAKRVFATDQSDVVAVEYKDDATAFNALKKAQLVGKGELNCQISARLFELLERNGIPTHYRALQKTNWMLVRPMRIVPVEVVVRNTAFGSLCKQMPIEPGTPLDPPLLDLYYKDDAYGDPLLTDARLERLALLSADQRREMGRLAMAVNTCLRSFFADIGLQLVDFKIELGFSAEGELVVADEISPDTCRLWDLKVGDSSDRILDKDRFRQDLGGVVEAYGEVLKRVQGACPPPRLGK